A window from Caulobacter sp. X encodes these proteins:
- the rmuC gene encoding DNA recombination protein RmuC has product MNFSDPYPILALVFALAAAALGLWAVTAQRRAAKAEAESWLLNERLAQAEERHRLLEDQSATQIELIKAQAAQSANAIAEQLIKRADENAKSRERLAEARLEAQLKPVAETLAKFEAQVNAVEKVRAEETGGLKAQIAALLEASTATQAEARKLSAALRRGAGVQGRWGEQTLRNVLEAAGLNSRFDFQEQFSVDSDEGRRRPDVKVTLPGGGVFVIDAKCSLNAFLEAQEATDEVLREAAMARHAQSVRAHMQGLSSKAYWDQFAGEGSPDFVAMFVPGDGFLAAALDRLPELMAEAMDRRVVLVTPTTLFALCKAVAYGWRAEDQAKNAARIVEVGRELYKRVSVMGAHAGAMGKALESAVGKYNQFVGSLESQVLTQARRFEDLSVDHEGKEIPEPPLVDQAVRPLTKLAAGQSPTLTLGNDAPT; this is encoded by the coding sequence ATGAACTTCTCCGATCCTTATCCGATCCTGGCCCTGGTCTTCGCCCTGGCCGCCGCGGCCCTGGGGCTCTGGGCCGTGACGGCGCAACGCCGGGCCGCCAAGGCCGAGGCCGAGAGCTGGCTGCTGAACGAGCGCCTGGCCCAGGCCGAGGAGCGCCATCGGCTGCTTGAGGACCAGAGCGCCACCCAGATCGAGCTGATCAAGGCCCAGGCGGCCCAGAGCGCCAACGCCATCGCCGAGCAGCTGATCAAGCGCGCCGACGAGAACGCCAAGAGCCGCGAGCGCCTCGCCGAGGCCCGGCTGGAGGCCCAGCTGAAGCCGGTCGCCGAGACCCTGGCCAAGTTCGAGGCCCAGGTGAACGCGGTCGAGAAGGTCCGCGCGGAAGAGACCGGCGGCCTCAAGGCCCAGATCGCCGCCCTGTTGGAAGCCTCCACCGCCACCCAGGCCGAGGCCCGCAAGCTGTCGGCCGCCCTGCGTCGCGGGGCCGGCGTCCAGGGCCGCTGGGGCGAGCAGACCCTGCGCAACGTGCTGGAGGCCGCCGGTCTCAACAGCCGCTTCGACTTCCAGGAGCAGTTCAGCGTCGACAGCGACGAGGGCCGCCGCCGGCCCGACGTCAAGGTCACCCTGCCGGGCGGCGGGGTGTTCGTGATCGACGCCAAGTGCTCGCTGAACGCCTTTCTGGAAGCGCAGGAAGCGACCGACGAGGTCCTTCGCGAGGCCGCCATGGCCCGCCACGCCCAGAGCGTGCGCGCCCACATGCAGGGCCTGTCGTCCAAGGCCTATTGGGACCAGTTCGCGGGCGAGGGCTCGCCGGATTTCGTGGCGATGTTCGTGCCGGGCGACGGCTTCCTGGCCGCGGCGCTGGACCGCCTGCCCGAGCTGATGGCCGAGGCCATGGACCGCCGGGTGGTGCTGGTCACGCCCACGACCCTGTTCGCGCTCTGCAAGGCCGTGGCCTATGGCTGGCGGGCCGAGGACCAGGCCAAGAACGCCGCCCGCATCGTCGAGGTCGGCCGCGAGCTCTACAAGCGCGTCTCGGTGATGGGGGCCCACGCCGGCGCCATGGGTAAGGCGCTGGAGAGCGCGGTCGGCAAGTACAACCAGTTCGTCGGCTCGCTGGAGAGCCAGGTCCTGACCCAGGCCCGCCGCTTCGAGGACCTCTCGGTCGACCACGAGGGCAAGGAAATCCCCGAGCCGCCGCTGGTGGATCAGGCGGTTCGACCCCTGACCAAGCTCGCGGCGGGACAATCTCCCACCTTGACCCTCGGAAATGACGCGCCTACCTGA
- the recR gene encoding recombination mediator RecR, translated as MAASAGPEIERLIALLSKLPGLGPRSGRRAALALLKKRDTLLAPLAAAMAEAQAKVRTCSVCGSLDVTDPCAVCADATRDARLLCVVEEVGSVWAMERGGSFKGRYHVLGGLLSALDGVGPDSLRIGELVARVGGGEVAEVILALPATVDGQTTAHYIADRLGQTNVPVTMLARGVPVGGDLDWLDDGTIAQALRARRPA; from the coding sequence GTGGCCGCCTCCGCCGGACCCGAGATCGAGCGCCTGATCGCCCTGCTGTCCAAGCTGCCGGGCCTGGGACCGCGCTCGGGCCGCCGGGCGGCCCTGGCCTTGCTGAAGAAGCGCGACACGCTGCTGGCGCCGCTCGCCGCCGCCATGGCCGAGGCCCAAGCGAAGGTTCGCACCTGCTCGGTCTGCGGCTCGCTGGACGTCACCGATCCCTGCGCCGTCTGCGCCGACGCCACCCGCGACGCTCGCCTGCTGTGCGTGGTCGAGGAGGTCGGCTCGGTCTGGGCCATGGAGCGCGGCGGCTCGTTCAAGGGCCGCTATCATGTGCTGGGCGGCCTGCTGTCGGCGCTGGACGGCGTCGGTCCCGACTCCTTGCGGATCGGCGAGCTGGTCGCGCGGGTCGGGGGCGGCGAGGTGGCCGAGGTGATCCTGGCCCTGCCGGCCACGGTCGACGGCCAGACGACCGCCCACTACATCGCCGACCGCCTGGGCCAGACCAACGTGCCGGTGACCATGCTGGCGCGCGGCGTGCCGGTCGGCGGCGACCTCGACTGGCTGGACGACGGCACCATCGCTCAGGCCCTGCGCGCACGGCGACCGGCCTGA
- a CDS encoding YbaB/EbfC family nucleoid-associated protein, which yields MKDLGGLMKQAQAMQQKLQDAQARLAESTVEGTSGGGMVTVTLKGTGELAKVVLDDSLIEPGEGEVIADLIVAAHADAKKKLDAKQAQLMQEAAGPMAGLMGGLPGMKF from the coding sequence ATGAAAGACCTCGGCGGCCTGATGAAGCAGGCCCAGGCCATGCAACAGAAGCTCCAGGACGCCCAGGCGCGCCTGGCCGAGAGCACGGTCGAGGGAACCTCGGGCGGCGGCATGGTGACCGTGACGCTGAAGGGTACGGGCGAGCTGGCCAAGGTCGTTCTGGACGACAGCCTGATCGAGCCCGGCGAGGGAGAGGTCATCGCCGACCTGATCGTCGCCGCCCACGCCGACGCCAAGAAGAAGCTCGACGCCAAGCAGGCCCAGTTGATGCAGGAAGCCGCCGGCCCGATGGCGGGCCTGATGGGCGGTCTGCCCGGCATGAAGTTCTAA
- a CDS encoding DNA polymerase III subunit gamma/tau, whose product MADHDDLSPDSAPPWDEAPAERDENTADIFGEAPAAPADEARPVVQDPPAETGDAYTVLARKYRPRTFEDLIGQEAMVRTLANAFSTGRIAHAFMLTGVRGVGKTTTARLLARALNYETDTVKGPSVDLTTEGYHCRAIIEGRHMDVLELDAASRTKVDEMRELLDGVRYAPVEARYKVYIIDEVHMLSTAAFNALLKTLEEPPPHAKFIFATTEIRKVPVTILSRCQRFDLRRVEPDVLVKHFDRISAKEGARIEMDALALIARAAEGSVRDGLSLLDQAIVQTERGATVSATVVRDMLGLADRGQTIALYEHVMAGKTKDALEAFRALWGFGADPAVVMLDVLDHCHASAVSKALGPDALSMPKEQAARLAAIGAHTSAGTLSRLWQMLLKAHEEVRRAPDAMAAAEMALIRLCYAADLPGPEEALKALRDGAPVGGGGPGGGVSVGGGAGGATASAHAPMTMAAPGAQAMPVLASFDDVMALIAAKRDIGLRLDVEQYVRPINFRPGAITFEAAPGAPGNLAGRLVRFLKEHTGQPWLVAAEGGGGAESMMERQKREEREALEQIKKDPFVASVLSAFPGAEIVEIRKVLTPEAAPLEPDEEEG is encoded by the coding sequence ATGGCCGACCACGACGACCTTTCGCCTGATTCCGCGCCGCCGTGGGACGAGGCTCCCGCCGAACGCGACGAGAACACCGCCGACATCTTCGGCGAGGCCCCCGCCGCGCCGGCGGATGAGGCTCGCCCGGTCGTCCAGGATCCGCCGGCCGAGACCGGCGACGCCTACACCGTGCTGGCGCGCAAGTACCGCCCGCGCACCTTCGAGGACCTGATCGGCCAGGAAGCCATGGTCAGGACGCTCGCCAACGCCTTCTCGACCGGCCGCATCGCCCACGCCTTCATGCTCACCGGCGTCCGGGGCGTCGGCAAGACCACGACCGCGCGCCTGCTGGCTCGCGCGCTCAACTACGAGACCGACACCGTCAAGGGCCCCTCGGTCGACCTGACCACCGAGGGCTACCACTGCCGCGCCATCATCGAGGGCCGGCACATGGACGTGCTGGAGCTGGACGCCGCCTCGCGCACCAAGGTCGACGAGATGCGCGAGCTCTTGGACGGGGTGCGCTACGCCCCGGTCGAGGCGCGCTACAAGGTCTACATCATCGACGAAGTGCACATGCTGTCGACGGCGGCGTTCAACGCCCTGCTGAAGACGCTGGAAGAGCCGCCGCCGCACGCCAAGTTCATCTTCGCCACGACCGAGATCCGCAAGGTCCCGGTGACGATCCTGTCGCGCTGCCAGCGCTTCGACCTGCGCCGGGTCGAGCCGGACGTGCTGGTCAAGCACTTCGACCGCATCTCGGCCAAGGAAGGCGCGCGGATCGAGATGGACGCCCTGGCCCTGATCGCCCGCGCGGCCGAGGGCTCGGTGCGCGACGGCCTGTCGCTGCTGGACCAGGCCATCGTCCAGACCGAGCGCGGCGCGACGGTCTCGGCCACCGTGGTCCGCGACATGCTGGGCCTGGCCGATCGCGGCCAGACCATCGCGCTCTACGAGCACGTGATGGCCGGCAAGACCAAGGACGCGCTGGAAGCCTTCCGCGCCCTGTGGGGCTTCGGCGCCGATCCGGCGGTGGTGATGCTCGATGTCCTCGACCACTGCCACGCCTCGGCCGTGTCCAAGGCGCTGGGCCCCGACGCCCTGTCGATGCCCAAGGAGCAGGCCGCGCGCCTCGCGGCCATCGGCGCTCACACCTCGGCCGGCACGCTGTCGCGCCTGTGGCAGATGCTGCTGAAGGCCCATGAGGAGGTGCGCCGCGCGCCTGACGCCATGGCCGCGGCCGAGATGGCCCTGATCCGCCTGTGCTACGCCGCCGACCTGCCCGGTCCGGAAGAGGCGTTGAAGGCCCTGCGCGACGGCGCCCCCGTCGGCGGCGGTGGTCCTGGCGGCGGCGTCTCGGTCGGCGGCGGGGCGGGCGGAGCGACCGCCTCGGCCCACGCGCCCATGACCATGGCCGCGCCGGGCGCCCAGGCCATGCCGGTCCTGGCCTCGTTCGACGACGTCATGGCCCTGATCGCCGCCAAGCGGGACATCGGGCTTCGCCTGGACGTCGAGCAGTACGTCCGCCCGATCAACTTCCGGCCCGGCGCCATCACCTTCGAGGCCGCCCCGGGCGCGCCCGGAAACCTGGCCGGTCGCCTGGTCCGCTTCCTCAAGGAGCACACCGGCCAGCCCTGGCTGGTCGCGGCCGAGGGCGGCGGCGGGGCCGAGAGCATGATGGAGCGCCAGAAGCGCGAGGAGCGCGAGGCGCTGGAGCAGATCAAGAAGGATCCGTTCGTCGCCTCGGTCCTGTCGGCCTTCCCCGGCGCCGAGATCGTCGAGATCCGCAAGGTCCTCACCCCCGAGGCCGCGCCGCTGGAGCCGGACGAGGAAGAGGGATAG